A region from the Phycodurus eques isolate BA_2022a chromosome 12, UOR_Pequ_1.1, whole genome shotgun sequence genome encodes:
- the asmt gene encoding acetylserotonin O-methyltransferase yields MAGRHEMDSTEVLPAAGTYPRKILDYMEGFLVSKTLFTACELGVFDVLLGAGRPLSAEDISQALGASLDGTERLLAACGGLQLLEMHQQNGQVSYSNTEQASLYLTRSGPATLYDSVQYSSRTMYLCWHYLTDAVREGRNQHEKAFGVSSKELFQALYRSDEEMVKFMQLMNSIWNICGRDVLTAFDLSPFKVICDLGGCSGALAKQCTSAYPECTVRIFDLPKVVQTSREHFVKEADHRISFIEGDFFKDPLLEADLYILARILHDWKDERCVELLSRVHRACKPGGAVLLVEALLYEDGSGPLTAQLYSLNMLVQTEGRERTGAQYSSLLAAAGFTNIQYRLTGKIYDAVLGFKEA; encoded by the exons ATGGCAGGTCGGCATGAGATGGACTCAACTGAGGTTTTGCCTGCTGCTGGAACATACCCCAGGAAAATACTGGACTATATGGAAGGCTTCTTAGTCTCCAAG ACTCTGTTCACGGCCTGCGAGCTTGGCGTGTTCGACGTGTTGTTGGGTGCAGGGCGCCCCTTGTCTGCAGAAGATATCAGCCAGGCGCTCGGTGCCAGCCTGGACGGCACCGAGAGGCTGTTGGCGGCCTGTGGAGGCCTTCAGCTGCTtgagatgcaccagcaaaacgGACAAG TGTCTTACAGTAATACTGAGCAGGCCAGCCTCTACCTGACTCGCTCTGGTCCTGCAACCCTCTACGACTCTGTCCAGTACAGCTCCAGAACGATGTACCTCTGCTGGCACTACCTGACTGATGCTGTCAG GGAGGGAAGAAATCAACATGAGAAAGCCTTCGGTGTCAGCTCCAAAGAGTTGTTTCAGGCTCTCTACAG gtctGACGAGGAGATGGTGAAGTTCATGCAGCTAATGAACTCCATATGGAACATCTGTGGCCGAGATGTGCTCACGGCCTTTGACCTTTCGCCTTTCAAGGTCATCTGTGACCTCGgcg GCTGCAGCGGAGCATTAGCCAAGCAGTGCACGTCGGCCTACCCAGAGTGCACAGTGAGGATCTTTGACCTCCCCAAGGTGGTGCAGACATCCAGAGAACATTTTGTCAAGGAGGCTGACCACAGGATAAGCTTCATTGAAG GGGACTTTTTCAAAGACCCCCTGCTTGAGGCAGACCTCTACATCCTCGCCAGGATCCTCCACGACTGGAAAGACGAACGTTGTGTAGAACTGCTCAGTAGAGTCCACAGAGCCTGCAAACCAG GAGGCGCTGTGTTGCTGGTGGAGGCATTGCTCTACGAGGACGGCTCGGGCCCGCTCACAGCGCAGCTCTACTCCCTGAACATGCTGGTGCAGACGGAGGGTCGAGAGCGAACAGGGGCCCAGTACAGCTCCCTGCTGGCGGCCGCCGGGTTCACCAACATCCAGTACCGTCTCACAGGCAAAATCTATGATGCCGTCCTGGGCTTTAAAGAAGCATGA